From a single Glycine soja cultivar W05 chromosome 19, ASM419377v2, whole genome shotgun sequence genomic region:
- the LOC114400780 gene encoding uncharacterized protein LOC114400780, which yields MGYGYGPFSLLLTRRLHLYSSLNPKPSFPLFHLLTKPFSTAPPDPNPKPSSLSARLSFVFDQIDAIEKERSQKHETLQRIRAWRESKNAPPSPSQNDAPPEPALSVSADDESPPEPPPKKAVELVHPWPEWIQLMEMLVHQNYFDHKRRDEDKMVHDLGFNSPEVAEGFDFTKDFKSVHMACLYFGRDRFDILRSLSRKDIQVLVGYGCPTVDRKVVFSAKLLRKHVHLDEGDVCSSCSLRNTCERGYLLTNKEDEAQTLDVMRLLLTFGFDPVDGSVINKSLLKQKSVKTVVRKLLHEVVKLSSVPIDPNLPPPVIKKPPPKVKQPPPPPKRRVGRDDVEMKKGDWLCPKCEFMNFAKNTVCLQCDAKRPKRQLLPGEWECPECNFLNYRRNMVCFHCECKRPPDEFLENKMQDRIQSSKPKLDKMGSRQEVSNAWNFDFDDNESDGADVAAFEYADTHAIDENSDNHAQHANHTGWEDDFEKNKVQGSPDGEYANPGLYRPRTGFDDFEDEDDIDSYELETAQNSSRMEESKYNFSEGENFSESEDIEATDDKMHARHKTASGRSAQSRSIRKNTSFSGSDDDELEFGTDEQLSVVSNFKSGHVSAADRKRKGRGPSKKLSFGSESEEEIGAGLYSDEDDDLNEEYSFRKNKGNKRDLSRQNKGNRHDSGRRNFTKDRKSGSIGGRQTNMFSDDFDGSSQQSYRNSRGSRENDHNRKSFEDFDGPSRQSYGDGRGSRGNNGNGSSRQSYGNGRGSRGNDRYRPRFEDFDGPSQRPYSDGRGSRGNKRKGSSRQSYGNGRGSRGNDRNWQRFKDRENGTGRLNKYRMDEKDSGGEFKNSRRVIER from the exons ATGGGTTATGGTTACGGTCCTTTCTCTCTTCTACTAACCAGACGCCTCCATCTCTATTCttccctaaaccctaaaccctctTTCCCACTCTTTCACCTTCTCACCAAACCCTTCTCCACCGCCCCTCCagaccctaaccctaaaccctctTCCCTCTCCGCCCGTCTCAGCTTCGTCTTCGACCAAATCGACGCCATCGAAAAAGAGCGCTCTCAGAAGCACGAAACGCTTCAGCGCATTCGAGCCTGGCGTGAATCCAAGAACGCTCCCCCTTCGCCCTCTCAGAACGATGCCCCACCGGAGCCGGCACTATCCGTCTCCGCAGACGACGAAAGCCCTCCGGAGCCGCCGCCGAAGAAGGCGGTGGAGTTGGTGCATCCGTGGCCGGAGTGGATCCAATTGATGGAGATGCTGGTGCACCAGAATTACTTCGACCACAAAAGGAGGGACGAGGATAAAATGGTCCACGACTTAGGGTTCAATTCGCCCGAGGTTGCCGAAGGATTCGATTTCACCAAGGATTTCAAGAGCGTTCACATGGCGTGTCTCTATTTCGGGAGAGACCGTTTTGATATATTGAG GTCCTTGTCAAGGAAGGATATTCAAGTTTTGGTTGGTTATGGATGCCCTACTGTGGACAGAAAGGTGGTTTTCTCTGCAAAACTTTTAAGGAAGCATGTTCACCTTGATGAAGGAGAT GTCTGTAGTTCCTGCAGCTTGAGAAACACTTGTGAAAGGGGGTATCTGCTAACAAACAAAGAGGATGAGGCACAGACTCTTGATGTCATGAGGCTCCTGCTGACTTTTGGTTTTGATCCTGTTGATGGATCAGTCATCAATAAGTCACTTCTAAAGCAGAAGTCTGTGAAAACAGTGGTTCGTAAATTACTTCATGAGGTTGTCAAGCTGAGTTCAGTTCCCATTGATCCAAATCTTCCTCCTCCGGTGATTAAAAAACCACCACCAAAAGTGAAAcaacctcctcctcctccaaaGAGACGTGTTGGACGGGATGATGTCGAGATGAAAAAAGGGGACTGGCTATGTCCGAA GTGTGAATTCATGAATTTTGCAAAGAATACTGTTTGTTTACAGTGTGATGCCAAGCGTCCTAAAAGACAGTTGTTGCCAGGAGAATGGGAGTGCCCCGA GTGCAACTTCTTGAATTACAGGAGGAATATGGTATGCTTCCATTGTGAGTGTAAACGCCCACctgatgaatttcttgagaataAAATGCAAGATAGAATACAGAGTTCCAAACCTAAGTTGGATAAGATGGGCAGCCGACAAGAGGTTTCCAATGCCTGGAATTTTGACTTTGATGACAATGAATCAGATGGTGCAGATGTAGCTGCTTTTGAGTATGCAGATACTCATGCTATAGATGAGAATTCAGATAATCATGCTCAACATGCAAATCATACGGGATGGGAagatgattttgaaaaaaacaaagtgCAAGGGTCCCCTGATGGAGAATATGCTAATCCTGGTCTTTATAGACCTAGAACAGGGTTTGATGATTTTGAGGATGAGGATGATATAGATAGTTATGAGCTAGAAACTGCTCAAAATAGTAGTAGAATGGAAGAATCTAAATATAATTTCTCAGAAGGTGAAAACTTTTCTGAATCTGAAGATATTGAAGCCACTGATGATAAGATGCATGCACGACACAAAACAGCTTCTGGAAGAAGTGCACAATCCCGATCAATTCGCAAGAATACATCTTTCTCTGGATCCGATGATGATGAACTTGAATTTGGTACAGATGAACAACTGTCCGTTGTCTCCAATTTCAAATCTGGGCATGTTTCTGCTGctgacagaaaaagaaaaggcagaGGTCCTTCCAAGAAATTAAGCTTTGGTTCTGAATCTGAGGAAGAGATTGGTGCTGGTTTATACTCTGATGAGGATGATGACTTAAATGAAGAATATTCATTCAGGAAAAATAAAGGGAACAAACGTGATCTATCCAGACAAAATAAGGGGAATAGACACGATTCTGGAAGAAGGAACTTCACCAAAGACAGAAAGTCAGGATCTATTGGCGGTCGCCAAACAAATATGTTCAGTGATGATTTTGATGGATCATCCCAGCAGTCTTATAGGAACAGTAGGGGGTCTCGGGAAAATGACCATAATCGGAAGAGTTTTGAAGATTTTGATGGACCGTCTCGGCAATCATATGGTGATGGTAGAGGGTCCCGAGGAAACAACGGTAATGGATCATCCCGGCAGTCTTACGGGAATGGTAGGGGGTCTCGAGGAAATGACCGTTATCGTCCGAGATTTGAAGATTTTGATGGACCGTCTCAACGACCATATAGTGATGGTAGAGGGTCCCGTGGAAACAAGCGCAAAGGATCATCCCGGCAATCTTATGGGAATGGTAGAGGATCTCGAGGAAATGACCGAAATTGGCAGAGATTTAAAGACAGGGAAAATGGAACGGGACggttaaataaatatagaatgGATGAGAAAGATTCTGGTGGTGAATTTAAAAACAGTAGGCGTGTAATTGAAAGATAG